The genome window ATTGAGAGaaagacaaataaacactaTTTCTTGTAATATTTTTACTGTAACAAGAATAGGTGTGTTGAAAAATGTGCTTGAAGCTTGTACAACATTTTCATACCGGCTTTGTGAGACGCTGAAGGCTTTCAGATGGAACATATTCATTATTTCAATGTAGGTATTGATATTCTCCATATCCAAAAACTGTGAATTAATACTCACATAAATCTGCATGCGTTTGAGGCTCTCGTAGTGTTTTAAGTCACACGGGCTCAATGTCTGTAAATCACCAGAAGTGAAACGATAGATTTTCCGGCAGGAATGCAGCCGCATGCACATAACTCAGACGAAACGGCCACGCTCGACCCCTGGCTGCTGCCGATAGGGTGGGTCAGAGAATCGACACGGCAATTGACCCTTGTTGACCCCTGCGGCCAATAAGGCTAATGGTGGTGTTTGGGCTAAAGGGGCAGGGTTCTAACCCGACTCATTAGATGTGACCTGTCTGACTTCAACTAAACTCTCCCTCCAGAAAATAAAGCAGCACAGGGTTCGCTGGTAAACAAATCAGGATGTTTTTCACGCAAGTGCACACAAACTTTGAGTTTAATTcgtgtttttaaaaatcttttgaaTTAACATTGTGCCTTGGTTACCACTTAAAACATCTGAATAAATGATTATCATagatacacattttttttttcaaattacaTAAACACAGGGAAAATATAACAGAACAGATGCTATGTGTTTTTCTACTGCTAACAAAACCAAAGATCTGTTAATGGTTAATTTGTTCACCTCCAAGAAACAAAAACCTTtgtgaatttacatttatggagGGATCCAAGATATATTTAAACTCTACAATATCACAGATCTTACAGGTGGGCTAATAAGAGACCACCCAGAACACTATAGTGGACTACCAgatcaccatagcaaccacccagaacatccTGGCAGCCACCTACCAACACTTTAGAGAACTGTCAGATCACCCGTGGAAACCACCTAGCAACACCCTAGTAGACAACCAGATCACCCTAGCAACACCCTAGTAACTAGCTAATGATTGCATTGCAGTGTCTTGGCAGCTACTTAAGAGCCTCATATAGCAAAGGGTAACCATAGTTACACATTTGTTCCAATGGCTTACTGTtctcacaaaaaacacacaagctgCTGTGAGttttgcactttttttttttattcaatatgtaTATGAAAAGTTTCCCTCTGAATGAGTAACTATGGTAACAGGTCCTCCTTATGGAACACTGAACACCAATGTTCATTCAATCGAGTCTTTCACAGTGGATACAGAACACTATCAATGTTGTCGAAACATCACGTATCACAagtgtgtgagtctgtgtgtgacTGAGTCTCTCAGAGGCTGTTCATGTGCACTTGACGGTAAATATTAGAAGTCTGATGGAGTAAAGCCTGCAGATGTAATTCTGGTGGATTAAGACGTTAAGCTCTTGAAGTTTCTGTGATCTCTTCTTCTGGATACTCATTTCACAGCAGAGGATAGTGTGTGTGACACAGTCAAACTCTTCAGTGCCATCTGTGTATAAACATCTGTTCAGCAACATAcatcatgcagatgtgaatctGTCCTGAGCAAACGGACCGGCGTACAGGCGTCCACTCCTCAGTGCATTCCCTAAATCATCACTTCATGTATATTAATGCTGAGATTCTCGTATTCAAAATGGATTTATGAGTTTATTCATAGACCACAGCACTAGCGGTCGGCATGAAAATACCCAGACTCAAATTTAcacttgttgtttttgttgttgtttgtatacTGTGTGTGGGATTTGCAACAGATGTTATACATATTAACATAAATCAATCTTATTAATCGCATAGAAACACAGTTAAATCCATCACTTATGCACTCCAACTATAGTGACATTGCTCAATATAGAGCCAGTACTGTCTGTTTGTTGGAGTGTTGTTTGTAATGTTAAATGCTGAATCTTTTACATGAGGCTGTGAAGTATCAGGAGTGATGTTGTCTGCTCATCTGCAGACTTCAGTCTACTCCTAACCCTTATGTCACagattgacacacacacactatcaaGAGAAGGAGAGAGCTTTATCATTTAGTAATATCACTGTGcgtatcatgtttttattcataaatataGATATAGAATTGCACTTCTCTCTATTACtcatgtttgattattttcccctcacattttaaaataactggaaaactatgaaataaaaatgaaaattctaacTCAACGTCCTAACTCATATGATAGACACATTTGAACTGCTTCAATGAACTCATTTacataaactttaaaaacaactttacaATTTGGTTCGATTTACTTGCATGAGTTATGCTattgaataatataaaacaacaataaaaaatacagcatctattattattattatttgaactGTTATTCacgaaaaatgtattatatggGCAAAACAGAGCAGTACAGTTGTGATATCAGTCATTTTGTGAGTTCCCTAAACATCCTCTAGACTAGGTTTATAGAAAACTACCTTTTTAGACGTTAGTAAAACGTTGAAACTCCTACTGAGTATTTTAAACATAAAGCAAACCCATCTTATACTAAAAATATATTCAGTTGCtatcatataaatattaaagcTACTGAAAAAGTAATGGGTGGCTTAATTCTTGTCATTGCTTAGATACAGTTAAAGATAGTATTATATCAACGACATAAGCgtttaaaacacacagaaagatagaaagatagatagatagatagatagatagatagatagatagatagatagatagatagatagatagatagatagatagatagatagatagatagatagatagatagatagatagacagacagattttTCGCCAAGAATTTATCTTTGATGATTGAAGCTTTCAGCACATACCTGtactaaaaacaataataagaTTCTATGTACACCTATGTTAATTGTCTTATTGTTGCTTTTTCGGAAATGccacatgaaaataaacagttcATGACATGACAGTTTATATAGATATTTTTGTGAACTCTACATAGTTCTTTACACTCAAAATCCTAATAAGTTATAATTGAGTAAACTTGTTCCCTCAATAGAAGTCCccatttatgtgtgtgtgtgtgtgtgtgtgtgcgtgcgtgtgtgtgtgtgtgtgtgtgtgtgtgtgcgtgtgtgttttggtTGGCTCCAGTCACACAGGATATATAAAACGTTTCCTTCATATTAAACTGTGAAGCTCTTTAATTAAACttcttttaattaaacttctcttGTTCTCAGTCTCCGGTAATTGATTCAATTTGTCTCTCCTCTGTTGGTCCTGACCTCTACTTACTTAATGAATGAATTGATCAACCTTCAGTGTATTTTGGGCTGGTAAGAGGATTTTGACATTTAACTGCTTTAATCTTGTGTTGGGTGGAAAGATTTTACAGCGGAGTAAAGGCCTGTTGTGTGTCAAAAGAACCATTGTGATTAAATAGCAATTTCCCTGCTTTATGTTTGACTTTGTTTGTTCAACGTTttccataaaaatgttttttgtgagtatttttatttatcttttgtGTAAGATTTTCAAATGAAACTCACAAGTTGTCAGGTTAGGTGCTATGTATTTTCAGCAGCAGGAGAAACAGTTGAGCTGATGTTGAGATATTCAGTGACCTGACCCTGGGTTTAATCAAAAGTCACATTGTAGTAGTAATACAGCTCCCTCTGGTGGAAACAAACTGAACTGTCCCACaggagagaaaaaaatgtgtttatttatgtagaaGCAGCAGCATCactctcttaaaaataaaagtgcttttttGGTTCCACGAggaaccatttagtcaaaggttctttaaaaaaacatctctttcttacctttttataatacgatgaaccttttttcgccactTCAGatattaaaggttctttgtggaaggTTCTCATATGGCATCAAAGcacattttttaagagtgtactcCAGTTACAAAATCCTCTACAGCAACCCAAGAggtttattcaagtgtgctacTTTCTAGTATACTTCAAGTTCACTTAAAGATCAATTTcaagtatataaaataatattaaataggaacattgtagcaaagtttggaaaaatataaatagtaaactatgaaatacagtatgttatgTTCACTTGAAGAAAACATGCATGGGTACTTGCTATTAGTTTACTTCAAAGTATATGTTCAGAAACTAAAAACTGTGCCAAACGTATTAACTAGTAAACCATCAGTAAACCTGTAAGTTCACTTGTATTGTCGTATGAGCGAAACTCAAAGCGGTAAACTGGTTTTGTACTCAAAGTTCCCCTTAAAGTCCCCGCGAACCGGAAATTGCGATCGTTTCTACGTATTCTGACgtatttccgagtgaaaaggaatttcaaagcaCGAGTGGGCGCGGCTTGCGTTTTTtacgaattgattggatgtataaaaacagcttattttgaaaagaaactTGTAtcagactgacagttaaaggggaggagttaacggatgctccgcccaagctgtctaatttacgtcatttgagatggatcgtcatttcagggcggaagtgcattttcagattttaggGTATATGAATTGTAACAAGAAAGTGAcacacattgataagctatttataataaacgctgcaatatttcatgaaaaaataagaattgtcatttggATAAAATATACTTGAACTTGTAAATAAAGTCTTTTAAGAATACTTTTTTGTAAGGGTCATGAAACAGGTTCATTCATCTCACTAGCAATGGAAAATCAATTTTCACTTTTTAGTGTAAACTGAAGCCTGAGCTACtagtatttttcatttcattgctCATCTTGTACAGTGTTGCTCTCTGAATTAACTTTAAGTCTTACTGTGAGGACTTGCTATGAGAAGACAGCTTGAAGCTGAGATTCAGAACCTTGCAGACTCTGacaaaagagagcgagagagttgtTAAAGATACTGTACTCACCTAAATCATCACAAATTGTCCTCCATATCCACAACAACTCCACCCTCAGCACTGAGTCTGCTGAAATTATAACGCTGCTGATTAAATTAGGAAAAGCAATCACAATCTTAACGCAAGTTAATTGAGAGAGTTTATTCAGTCATGTTGACGGCTTTATGCATGTTTGAGTAAGTATTATAAggtttgtttttcagattttgCATAATATGTCTTTAAATCTTGCACAAAGTGATCTGGCGACCCATTAACGATCATAATAAACTCTTTTTAAAGTGGCACGCTTCATGATTTATCTGCTGTGAGCGCCGCAGCTGATCCTCACACTATCTGGCTGCCTGACAAATAGGCAGAATACAATCTTACAGCCGTGCCATAAATCTGCAGTCTGTGAGCTGTGAAAAAGTTGAGCTGAGATGAAAAGAAGTTTGTGAGGGCCAGCGAGCACTATAACAGGTTCTTGAGGAGGCATTAGATGAGAGAGAGGCTCATGCTGATGTACAGTCTCCTGTGCTTGTGATACTGTAGATCAAGAGAGGACAGACTGCTCTTGGTTCAGTATAGAGTGCAGTATAGATACGTAGAGAAGTActttactgtgttttattgcCTGTATTTAAAACATGCCTTTGAGGGTATTACTGTAATTGAGTCTGACCCACTGTGAACAGTTTAAATCAACAGGACACAAATGTCTCCATCAATTCACACCAGATATTTAACCCCcccccaaaatgtaaatattgacatCGTGTACTAAccctgtcattccaaacatgaatggttttctttcttttaaacttACACCAACAACATTGAACCCTACCAACTTCCTTTTAATTGACATTGGCTCTTTTCCTTCGTTTTCTTGTTGCTGTTTGTTTGTAACTGATAAGACTGCATtgtcaaaaaaaatatgtttgtaatttgccttaattaaaataaatacgtGACTTGTTGTTAAACAGCAGGTCCGTCGCGTGTTTAACACACGCTGTAATCCGCGCAACACAGACGGTCCGTCTAGTTGTGGCTAGAAGGGATAGAGATACAGCCGGAAGTGATGCAAAATCTCACTTTCTCACTCCTCACTCTCGGCATAAATTACATGAACTAACACCTACACCTATcccaaccctaaacctaatcctacaataaaaaatagtaaTTAACTGTTGTCGTTGTGACAAAAATTATGCGGctttgaagtgcgcatgcccagtggaggtagcTGTACCCCTTCTAGCCACGACTACCCTCCTGTTGTTATGGTAACCAGCGGGCCGGTGTGTTTTGCGACAGGCCGTGTTTCGTCCGGTGGCAGAAGCAGCGGTGTTCGGCAGATGGATGCGGTGTTCAAATTTGTGAGTGATTTTCttttatatcatatcatatcacatataatgttttttatatgtatatgatgtcgtatttaaaacataattgcGCGCAGGATGTGAGAGAAACAGTGTTCTGTTCCTAAATGCATATTCGTATGATTTTTCTCtcaaaaaatattctttacGCTTGAAACCCAACAAATATACTGTGTTAATTTTACTGTTTAGGTTTCCGTTTAAAGTAACACTATGTTCAGTAGCATCATCTGATGGTAGTATCATGATGTTACACGGATTTTCTTTTTACATGTGCCATGGTAATACTATGGTAATCTTTGAAGTGACGAGTGTAATGCGAAGTGCATGTAAGGGAACACATAGTCACACTCAttttctctgtttaaaaaaaatcatcaatcatatattttaatatagttttttattctAGTTATATCATTATACAGTATGGATATAGAATGAGGCATCACAGTGACCTATATCTGTAGTTATACGTTTACATTACTAAAGAAACAGCTcaccaaaatatgaaaattcacCCTGTGCTATCCCAGATGTTTTTCAGAAGTactaagactttctttcttcagctgaacacaagcaatccattgtatttttaaatgccGCCATGTTATCTAGGGGGCTCAAAACAGCGATGCTCCAGAAAGTTATGCTTGtaagaaaaaatcaaaagtATTAGAacgaaaaaaacatattttgaagatagTAGTAATTGTATTTTTGAACAATTCACTGAAATCACCGGTCATAATGACCGAAGTGAGACGctgttttttaatagtttttctataaattgccattttctgtaaatgtcatgtttatcaTTATCAATGGATTTGTtgttccatttacatttagacatttggcagacgcttttatccaaagcgacttacattgctttatcctatacattttacataggtatttgcaatcccctgggatcgaacccacaaccttgcgttgttaacgcaatgctcttaccactgagctacaggaaagctggaaAGTTGTTCCATAGTGCACCCTTACAACTACTATTATGattcttttattctttcttaatGATGTTGTCTTCCTCAGAGCTTCAACACTTTAAAGATGCTCACTGGGTGAGGACCAGCCACAGATCATCGGGTTAAACGGCACATGCACCTGTTATGCAACATGCAGCCCTGCAGTTACTGGAGGAGTCCTGTGACCGGGCCTTCCTGAACCTAGGGCTTTGCCAAGCCCACCGATGCCCGTCATCCCAATTCCACGGAGGGTTCGTTCCTTCCATGGCCCTCACACCACCTGCATGCACTCCGCCTGTGGGCCGGCGCGCACCGCCCAGCTCGTACGCACCAAGTACAACAACTTTGACCTCTACCTGAAGTCGCGATGGATGTATAGTTTCGTCCGCTTCCTTCTTTATTTCGGCTGCAGCCTTTTCACTTCCCTTCTCTGGGCAGCACTGTCGGTCCTCTTCTGTCTGCAGTACGTCAGCGTGCGGATTTTCCTCCGTCTCCAGTACAAACTGTCTGTCATTCTCATGCTTTTGGGTCACCGCCGGCTGGACTTTGGCATCCTCAACGACCTCTTCATATACAGCATGCACATCACCATGTTTCTGATTGGAGGGCTGGGATGGTGTTTCATGGTGTTTGTAGATATGTAAGAACACACTACAagtgtttgtattaaacacatctAGATTTGCTGTTTGACCACACAGCCTTGTACAGATGGTATGACACTCCCCGTTTCCATGATCTTACCTCTTTACCAATTTGCCAGAAGTAATCTGTTGTTAGTGTGCATGTgttgtttcttttaaagagtGAAATGTGTTTACTAATGCTGTGCATAGGGCGAtatgattttctttatattgtCATGTTTCAAAAAAATTGTATGAGTCCagaataaagggatagttccccccaaACCTCTTTACTCatgcgagtaaatgatgacttccTATATATTGTTGTGCTTCTCATACAGAAATCCTCTCATGGCTATAAAAATGCCCCATGTTGCATTAGTGTTGTGTTACTGGCGCCAGCCTGGCATGAAACGGAAGTGAGTTAATACAATCTGCTATTGTTCCAGGATCAAGACATCATATGCCTCATACTTGGCCAAGCACAGCCTTTTGTTCTGAAACTAAAGTGACACCATTGACACTTGGTACAAGCCATTGTACATCTCAACCCGCTGAGGCCATTGCTCTGATGAACTGATTCGTGTTCAGTGACCACATGATCAGAATATCACCTGTGTCTGATGACCAGGGCTGCGTTGAGCCCCAACAAAACGTTGACGGAAACGATGGTGCGGTTgaacaccctgttgtgatgatgcaagagttgaactatggcagccGAGATGGCCATTCTTTCTGTTCTCTTTGAAGAATTTTTGGAGCCTGATGAAGTTGGTATAAATATGTGTTGAGtactgcaaaatacatctcttcTAATATGTTCAATTGTTGCGTATACCTACCTGCAGCAGACACATTTGAACGACTTTACTTGGACCCATTGTGcgagctgtccctttaataccGTTTGGGTTATAAACATATTGCTGCTGATTGGGCTGACGTTCTTGACACACCCatcaaacaagagaaaacgtaTCTCAAACCCTCATGCAAACCGTTTCCAGGAAACATGTTGTTAAACCCGGAAACCCTAAAGCATAGCAAAATGTTGCGCACCATTTTGAGCTTGTACATGTCCCAGGTGTATATCAACTTCTGCTGGTCTTTAGATGGATGTTGTGTCATACCTCTCAGGAACAGCATTATAACACTATGAATAAAACCGGTGTAAATATTTCTGCCTTGAgtttaaatgtgacaaataattgttgaaatttgttttaaactgaTAAAATACTGTATTGTTTATTAATGACTCTTATAACACCAGttaaaaagaagagaaaagagatgaaggttaaagtcccagtgtaattaaaaatgacatcttattttttcatgaaatgttgcagcgtttatagtaaatagctttttaaggtaattttctttttgaatttcatgtaccctcatcatcttcagttaaaatctgaaaatgcacttccgccctgaaatgactatccatggccaggggcggagcatccgttaacttcCGTTAAGCATCCTCCCCTTCAacgtcagtctgctgccagtttcatttcaaaatcactCAATTGCAGTGAAAagcgcaagccacgcccactatttttcttctttgaaattccttttcactcggaaatgtgccAGGatacgatcgcaacttccggttcacggggactttaattACACACGTTATCGGAATATCTATTACTTCAGCAGATGAAGACAAACTCTACTttgaattaaagggacagttcacccacaaatagaaattctttcatcatttatacatCTATTTATACAGCCCTGGTACTAGGATGGGAGCCATTATATTCTGGAGAGCTGTGTAGATTACTTGGGAATTGTAATCCCTTACTGATTTCAAACTACATGGCAAAATTCGTAGTGAGTAACATAATCCCTACACAATTATTGTAATGTATTCAGAATACTTTTTGATAACATTTAATTGGCATGTGTTTACATGTGTCTGTGTTATCTTTGTGTCAACAACCATActccttttttttcttaaattacgTGAAGTACAGTTCTAGAAGTTAGTCAAGAGTTGTTAAAGAATAGAGAAAAGCTGTGCAGTGTAGATAGCAAATCAATGTAAATGGGATAATATTCATGCAGTGATGGGCACAACAAAAAGTATTAATCCAGGACAATCGGACAAGAAGTTTTTAATCTAAGCAATAGGCCTTTGTCTACATAATTCAGATTAATAAATATCTGCATATATTGTAGCCACATCAATGATGTTTGCTTAGTGGAAATAAGAGACTGGACAAATGACAGGTGCACACAGTCCCAAATCAACAAAATCAAGTTCTGAAAGAATAAATTGACCACGCACCTGTGTTTGTGATGATTTAATACAAAATCCAATGGAAACAATAGAgaatatctaaatatttttcGCATGTATTACCATGTGAACCAAAATTGAGAAAAAATTGTGACTGATGGACAGTTCAGATGCACAAATCTATTTGGATTTATGACTAATGCAGTTTCGCATTGAATGTTGTGATTTGCACGGATCATGCAAATCATAGTATTATTGTTGCTAGATTGTGAAGATGAACAAAGTTCTTCAACAATACATAGCGAACAttaatgcttgtaaacaaaaacatgttaaactcGCTATTGTGGGTTGAAAACAAAATCcttgtaaacaaaaacaaattagaCTCATTATCGTGGGTTGGTTGTTTTAACAGTTAAAGTGGAAggctttcaaaaataaaaagttatttgcCATTTAATCGATGTACTGTAATCTGCAACAATAAAATAGTAACTGAACTCTGTACAGTACAATCAcgattatattaaaatgtaatgtaaatttaacTACAAGTACTTGATTTTTGGAATCTAATTACGTAATCCAGATTACAAGTATCGGTTACTACAGTAATCAAAGTTCACTGCATGCATAAATTAAAATCTGTGATTAAATGGACATGTCATTATTGAATAGATCATACAAGGAAGTGTTAATTAACAATTCATTAGtaagaatattgttttttatagttGGTTGTTTTGGAGACCCAAGAAAAATCTGGAGGGGCAATGTCCCCCTAAACCCCATCatttatggaagtcaatgaggttcagtgttgtttggttatcaatgttCTTTAAGATGGCGGTCCATAGTATGTGAAAAACAGCGTACATCGtgacattgcattacatctaaaacgaactataataattgttttagctgtgtgaccccttcaaaatatcatttgtgttctacagaaggtcacactggtttgaaatgacattgttAATGTCAATGACTAGGtatttttacaacttttaaaaCAGGTTAAAACATACTAATTGGTATGGCCCTGCCTGCCACCATCTTTACATTAGCAATGTTTATatctaaaaataagaataatttttaaagaacaataGAACCATTAAGATACATGAAATatttaccaaaaaatattttgtatttaaaatatgcacgAAGAAAGTCTGTTAAATCGCgccaaaaaagaaacaattctGCATACAAAAAACAGATCTTAATCCGATCCAGAGAATTTGTTTAAGTGTTCAGGTGAGATAGTTTTACCAGACAATTTGCCTCGGACTAATTATTTCGTAATAcgattatttttgtatttagtttCACGCTGTGCGATCACGTGGTACAATTACTGCGACCCCTCAACCGATCAGATTCATCCGCGCTGACGAGCAGAGCCGAAGCTCAACTCCGCAACATTCATCACGTCAGTGTTCTGAAAAGTCTTCTGAAAAAACTTGCGTCACCCActaattatttaaattgtgaaataaatgtataaataaattagcTATTAGAAGTAACACAATCTATATGTAGGTAACTAGTCGCCGTGATACAGTCAATTATTTTTTCGTGTGAAGTTTTTGGGACGGTCCGACTGTGTCTTTAAAAACTCCTGAAAGGGTTTGATGATGTCAGACCGAACGCAAAATCACTTCCTGAACTGAGAGAGAGCTGTCGGCAGAgggagggatagagagagaaagtgagagagagagagagagcgctgtGGATAGAGGAAGAGAGAGCAGTCGATGTGAGGAGGGTCTGGAGGACTCGGACCCGCTCGGAAACTTTACATCCACGGATATAAGCGCGCCTCAGAGCGTCTGTATATGGAGGAGAGAAACGGCGGGTAACTATCTGACACGCTTCATCTTTGACTCTTTATGGCGGGGCTGTATGGTGCATATGGGCCATATTTTACCTCAgattaaacatatttacattagtGAGAGTCATGCGTTCATACTGATGGAGTTAATCCGGACAGTTCCTGAAACTTCGTGTCTGTTTTCATTGGGTCGTGACGAATGTCTGAAGTTGACACGTCGATTTCTGTAGAATTCAACTTATTTCCAGTAATAACAACGTGCAGTGAAGGAATGTCAGTGTGTTTCATTGTGAGTAAGTTAAGCGTGTGCGCGCGAGCTCGTTACTGTATGTTGTATAATGCGTATGACTTGTATAGTGTATATAAATTGCGTCACTGACTGAATGAGCCTCCTATAGCACACATGGATTTAAAACAACGCTGTAAGACGAGCATCAGCAAAGTTCAAATATACGCTAACATATGTACTTGAAAGAACCATCAGAATTGTATGCTATTCATGTACCCTGCTAGTACTTTTTGCACGATTAACAAACTGAAACgtgtttatttcattgattCTGTTTATTTGCAGATTTATTTAAGGTTTCACAGTTATAGATGTATAGAATGCATAGTTTAGGCAGCACATGATCAGATTATATGAA of Triplophysa dalaica isolate WHDGS20190420 chromosome 4, ASM1584641v1, whole genome shotgun sequence contains these proteins:
- the LOC130419943 gene encoding transmembrane protein 250, which translates into the protein MPVIPIPRRVRSFHGPHTTCMHSACGPARTAQLVRTKYNNFDLYLKSRWMYSFVRFLLYFGCSLFTSLLWAALSVLFCLQYVSVRIFLRLQYKLSVILMLLGHRRLDFGILNDLFIYSMHITMFLIGGLGWCFMVFVDM